Proteins from a single region of Desulfobacterales bacterium:
- a CDS encoding MMPL family transporter, protein MHFSFSVSRLETFIFAHRPWVIGFFLAVTLVMAYFAFQLRVDAGFSKLLPLQHEYMKTYMMHRQEFGGANRVLIACMVKKGDIFTQSFFALFKDATDEVFFIPGVDRAQVYSIFTPNVRFTEVVEDGISGGNVVPDDFRPTPEGLATVRKNMLKANIVGRLVANDFSGAIISAQLLEINPNTGEKLNYIDVAHELEEKLRAKFEARDENVTVHIIGFAKVIGDISDGAGRVVLFFAVSFIITALLVFFYTQSVKLTIIPLAASLMAVVWQLGMVTVLGFGMDPMGILVPFLIFAIGVSHGVQMVGAVQAELFDGVTGFDAARKSFRRLLVPGGIALASDTLGFITILLITVQIIQELAITASLGVAAIIFTNLILIPVLLSYLTFNARYIEKLAARTAHLRLLWRGLAHVTHPQVTLLVLVIAGGFLVYGLFKANSVQIGDLHSGVPELRANSQYNLDSRIISEKFSIGVDMISVIVETAPEGCIDYDIMTLIDRFAWHMQNVPGVQSVVSLPQLAKTINAGWNEGSMKWRILPRNRDVMVQAVAYVPTSSGLLNTDGSVMPVMIFTRDHRAQTISGIVSAVKSFRTQHGTEKVRFRLATGNVGVMAATNEEVAASQFPILMYLFSAIILLCLVTFRSVRATLCIVLPLGLVSILAYALMSALEIGLKVSTLPVVALGVGIGVDYGIYIYNRLESILITGEPLEEAFHRTLQITGVGVLFTGLTLGIGVATWIFSPLKFQADMGILLTFMFLVNMLGAIFLLPALARVLLPSKQ, encoded by the coding sequence ATGCATTTTTCCTTTTCCGTTTCGCGCCTTGAAACGTTCATTTTTGCTCATCGCCCATGGGTCATCGGCTTTTTTCTTGCCGTCACCCTGGTAATGGCCTACTTTGCCTTTCAGCTGCGGGTGGATGCCGGATTCAGCAAACTTTTGCCGCTGCAACACGAATATATGAAAACCTACATGATGCATCGGCAGGAATTCGGCGGAGCGAACCGGGTGCTCATCGCATGCATGGTAAAAAAAGGCGATATTTTCACTCAGTCGTTTTTTGCGCTTTTTAAAGACGCTACCGATGAAGTCTTTTTTATTCCGGGCGTCGATCGGGCGCAGGTGTATTCCATCTTTACGCCCAATGTCCGGTTTACGGAGGTGGTGGAAGACGGCATTTCGGGCGGAAATGTGGTTCCTGATGATTTTCGCCCCACTCCGGAAGGGTTGGCCACCGTCCGAAAGAATATGCTCAAGGCCAATATCGTGGGAAGGCTGGTCGCCAATGATTTTTCGGGCGCCATTATCTCCGCCCAGCTTCTTGAGATCAATCCGAACACGGGCGAGAAGCTCAATTACATCGATGTCGCGCACGAGTTGGAGGAAAAGCTGCGAGCCAAATTCGAAGCCCGCGACGAGAATGTCACGGTTCACATCATCGGGTTTGCCAAGGTGATTGGGGATATATCCGACGGCGCCGGCCGCGTGGTGCTCTTTTTTGCTGTCAGCTTCATCATCACCGCCCTGTTGGTGTTTTTCTATACGCAATCCGTTAAACTGACGATCATTCCCCTGGCGGCATCCTTGATGGCCGTGGTGTGGCAGCTTGGCATGGTAACGGTGTTGGGTTTCGGCATGGATCCCATGGGAATCCTGGTGCCGTTTCTTATCTTTGCCATCGGCGTCAGCCACGGGGTTCAAATGGTCGGCGCCGTCCAGGCCGAGCTTTTTGACGGGGTCACCGGCTTTGATGCAGCGCGTAAAAGCTTTCGGCGGCTTCTGGTGCCGGGCGGCATCGCCCTGGCCAGCGATACGCTTGGGTTTATCACCATTTTGTTGATCACGGTTCAGATTATTCAGGAACTTGCCATTACGGCTAGCCTGGGCGTGGCGGCGATCATCTTTACCAACCTGATACTGATTCCGGTGCTGCTTTCCTATCTTACCTTTAACGCCCGGTACATCGAGAAATTGGCGGCGCGCACTGCGCATTTGCGGCTGTTATGGCGCGGCTTGGCCCATGTCACCCATCCGCAGGTGACGCTGCTCGTGCTGGTGATTGCAGGAGGGTTTCTTGTTTATGGTCTTTTTAAGGCCAACAGCGTTCAAATCGGAGATCTTCACAGCGGTGTTCCGGAGCTGCGGGCCAATTCGCAATATAACCTCGACAGCCGGATTATCAGTGAAAAATTCTCCATCGGCGTGGACATGATTTCGGTGATTGTGGAAACCGCCCCGGAAGGCTGCATTGATTATGACATCATGACCCTGATCGATCGATTTGCCTGGCATATGCAAAATGTGCCCGGCGTTCAATCGGTCGTATCTTTGCCGCAACTTGCCAAAACGATCAACGCCGGGTGGAACGAGGGCAGCATGAAATGGCGCATTCTGCCGCGCAATCGGGATGTGATGGTTCAGGCGGTCGCCTATGTGCCCACGAGCAGCGGCCTGTTGAACACGGACGGCTCCGTGATGCCGGTCATGATCTTCACCCGGGACCACCGGGCTCAAACCATTTCCGGAATCGTGTCCGCGGTTAAATCCTTTCGGACTCAACATGGCACGGAAAAAGTACGGTTCAGACTTGCGACCGGCAATGTCGGTGTCATGGCGGCCACCAATGAAGAGGTTGCGGCCTCTCAGTTTCCGATCCTGATGTACCTTTTTTCCGCTATTATTTTACTGTGCCTGGTGACCTTTCGGTCGGTTCGGGCGACGCTGTGTATTGTTCTACCGCTGGGGCTGGTTTCCATTCTGGCTTATGCGCTGATGAGCGCGCTTGAGATCGGGCTGAAGGTGTCCACGCTGCCCGTGGTGGCCCTGGGTGTCGGCATCGGTGTGGATTACGGCATCTACATTTACAACCGCCTGGAAAGCATTCTGATAACCGGGGAACCCCTTGAGGAGGCCTTTCATCGCACCCTTCAAATTACGGGCGTCGGGGTGCTCTTCACCGGCCTGACGTTGGGCATCGGCGTGGCCACCTGGATTTTTTCCCCGCTGAAATTTCAGGCGGATATGGGCATTCTTTTGACCTTCATGTTCCTGGTCAATATGTTGGGCGCCATTTTTCTGTTGCCGGCCCTGGCCCGCGTACTGTTGCCGTCAAAACAATAA
- the mltF gene encoding membrane-bound lytic murein transglycosylase MltF, whose protein sequence is MIRAERLVAFLAIFLAIEIVAYIALTNHPIPYKKPKSTLESILEKGVLTVLTRNAPTTYYVGSVGPMGYEYDMISQFADHLKVKLSIKTMTHVGEILQAIEAGDADIAAAGIAKTAERSAAHLFGPVYHSVQQQVVYRRGARRPRNANELAGYHILVIKDSRNEALLRELEKTVPGLTWAATDHLSIEEILEKLWRKEIDCTIADSNIVAINRRYFPELAVAFSLNEEEPLGWVLKPGSRWLREELADWFERFHASGKLSELNDHYFGIKNLLNYVDYKMFHRRIKSRLPRLMPLFLDASVNSRMPWELLAAQAYQESHWDNLAESPTGVKGIMMLTEKTAAAMGINDRVNPENSIKGGAAYLTELLTRIPETVNGENRVKFALAAYNVGLGHITDARDLAGRLGKNPDSWKDLQEVLPLLTQEKYYASLRNGYARGMEPVQYVNAIYTYRDILEKYFLLF, encoded by the coding sequence ATGATTCGGGCCGAAAGACTGGTGGCCTTTTTAGCGATATTTCTTGCCATTGAAATTGTTGCCTATATTGCGCTGACCAACCACCCCATTCCCTATAAGAAGCCAAAAAGCACGCTGGAGTCCATTCTCGAAAAGGGTGTTCTGACGGTTTTAACCAGAAATGCGCCCACCACTTATTACGTGGGATCGGTAGGGCCGATGGGATATGAATACGACATGATATCCCAATTCGCCGACCATCTGAAAGTCAAGCTTTCAATCAAAACGATGACACATGTCGGCGAAATCCTTCAGGCGATCGAGGCGGGGGACGCCGACATCGCTGCGGCCGGTATCGCCAAAACCGCTGAACGGAGTGCCGCCCATCTGTTCGGCCCGGTTTACCATTCGGTTCAGCAACAAGTGGTTTACCGCCGTGGCGCCCGAAGGCCCAGGAATGCGAATGAATTGGCCGGATATCATATTTTGGTCATCAAAGACAGCCGCAATGAGGCGCTATTAAGGGAACTTGAAAAAACAGTGCCGGGGTTGACCTGGGCGGCGACCGATCACCTGTCCATCGAAGAAATTCTTGAAAAGCTGTGGCGGAAAGAAATCGATTGCACGATTGCCGACTCAAATATTGTCGCGATCAACAGGCGATATTTTCCGGAACTGGCGGTCGCTTTTTCTCTCAATGAAGAAGAGCCGCTGGGGTGGGTGCTGAAACCGGGCAGCCGTTGGCTTCGGGAGGAATTGGCGGATTGGTTTGAGCGGTTTCACGCTTCCGGAAAACTTTCGGAACTGAACGACCATTATTTCGGAATCAAAAACCTGTTAAATTACGTCGACTATAAGATGTTCCATCGCCGGATTAAAAGCCGGCTGCCCAGACTCATGCCTCTGTTTCTCGATGCCTCGGTGAATAGCCGAATGCCGTGGGAGCTTCTGGCCGCGCAGGCCTATCAGGAATCCCACTGGGATAACTTGGCCGAAAGTCCCACCGGCGTCAAAGGGATTATGATGCTGACGGAAAAAACCGCGGCAGCGATGGGGATTAATGACCGCGTCAACCCGGAAAACAGCATTAAGGGCGGCGCGGCGTACCTGACGGAATTATTGACTCGCATACCGGAAACCGTGAATGGAGAAAACCGGGTAAAATTTGCACTGGCAGCCTATAATGTCGGGTTGGGGCATATCACCGACGCCCGGGACTTGGCGGGAAGGTTGGGGAAAAATCCGGACTCATGGAAGGATTTGCAGGAAGTCTTGCCGCTGCTGACCCAGGAAAAATATTACGCGTCCCTTAGAAACGGGTATGCCCGCGGCATGGAGCCGGTCCAATATGTCAACGCCATCTATACCTATCGGGATATTCTGGAAAAATATTTTTTATTGTTTTGA
- a CDS encoding O-acetyl-ADP-ribose deacetylase codes for MQKSILDKMEIVCGDITRLKVDAIVNAANKSLLGGGGVDGAIHRAAGPELLAECRTLGGCATGEAKITKGYHLPARYVIHTVGPVYSGTEKDAILLSACYKNSLNLAAAHSLTTIAFPAISCGVYGYPMNAAARIAIRTTGEFLAKNDLIKKVSFVLFSEKDERIYRDLLLSKT; via the coding sequence ATGCAAAAATCGATTCTCGATAAAATGGAAATTGTTTGCGGTGACATTACCCGCTTGAAAGTGGATGCCATTGTCAATGCCGCCAATAAATCGCTGCTGGGCGGCGGCGGCGTGGACGGCGCCATTCACCGGGCTGCAGGTCCGGAGTTGTTGGCAGAATGCCGAACCCTGGGCGGATGTGCCACCGGAGAAGCTAAGATCACTAAAGGATATCATCTGCCGGCCCGATATGTTATCCATACGGTCGGGCCGGTTTACAGTGGAACCGAAAAGGATGCCATTCTACTGTCCGCCTGTTACAAAAACAGCCTGAATCTGGCGGCGGCGCATTCACTGACCACCATTGCGTTTCCCGCCATCAGTTGTGGTGTTTACGGGTATCCGATGAATGCGGCCGCCCGTATCGCGATTCGCACAACGGGTGAATTTCTGGCTAAAAACGATTTAATCAAAAAAGTAAGTTTTGTTTTGTTTTCCGAAAAGGACGAAAGGATTTATCGCGATCTCCTTTTGAGCAAAACGTAA
- a CDS encoding zinc ribbon domain-containing protein, producing MPIYEFYCGVCHTIYNFFSKTVNTAAVPFCPKCKSDTLTRQVSVFAVTGRASDEADTDMPIDEQKLERAMALLGREAEHINEEDPRQAADLMRKLTDMTGLELGPGMSEALRRMAQGEDPDSIEAEMGDVLESEDPFILPDGKGKTGPAQRRSLPAKDDTLYDLL from the coding sequence ATGCCGATTTATGAGTTTTATTGTGGGGTTTGCCATACCATTTATAATTTTTTTTCCAAAACCGTCAACACCGCCGCCGTGCCTTTTTGCCCGAAGTGCAAGAGCGACACCCTGACCCGCCAGGTATCCGTTTTCGCGGTGACCGGTCGGGCCTCCGATGAGGCCGACACGGATATGCCGATCGATGAGCAAAAACTGGAGCGCGCCATGGCGCTGCTCGGCCGGGAAGCGGAACATATCAATGAGGAAGATCCCCGTCAGGCCGCCGATTTAATGCGAAAACTCACCGACATGACAGGGCTTGAACTGGGGCCGGGCATGAGCGAAGCCCTTCGCCGCATGGCGCAAGGAGAAGACCCGGATTCCATTGAAGCGGAGATGGGCGATGTACTGGAAAGCGAGGATCCTTTCATTCTGCCGGATGGCAAAGGAAAAACGGGCCCGGCCCAGAGGCGCTCCTTGCCGGCAAAGGATGATACGCTTTACGACCTGCTGTGA
- a CDS encoding site-specific DNA-methyltransferase: MKDKQMPRLTEQEQQELIRYIEADKPLPDKYRFLLFDEKREVELVWNGKTNEVCNIVLPFQVIEQVDEPRAEKPEDTEAQMSLFDERGRQLKGWTNKLIWGDNKLILSSLKNGPLREEIEKQGGLKLIYIDPPFDVGADFSMDIEIGSGDKTDTFTKKPNILEEIAYRDTWGRGADSFIAMIYERLVLMRDLLAEDGSIYVHCDWRVNSHIRLVLDEVLGSERLCNEIVWQRTNAHNMKTDGYIRSNDTIWFYSVGNKYTFNEQYTDYSDAQLSRYKKDVNGRLFTGRDLTFSGKNPNRQFEWRGTKPPDNRSWGADLEKLEMWWNEGRILLKQDGTPRLDGLKTYLDETKGGKRLIANWTDIGRVGNTSAERIDYPTQKPEALLERIIKVSSNEGDLVADFFCGSGTTAAVAEKLGRKWIATDLGKFAIHTTRKRLIGVQRKLKEDGKDYRAFEILNLGKYERQHYIGINPQITQMDADLREKVKNNLRQSAPSADEQRAEMTRRMIEEKEKAFVDLILKAYRAEKVENFAAFHGKKAGRLVAVGPVNLPVTRLFVEEVILECRKKHITKVDILGFEFEMGLFPNVLDEARAKGIDIAPKYIPAEVFDKRAVEKNQVVFHDVAFIEVKPIVKAGKKKKPASIAVELTDFSVFYSQDSIANAEAAIKNKASRIVVEKGQIVKVSKDKDGIVTREVLTKTWTDWIDYWAVDFNFESKREIIRVRNEDTGQWEERWTGDYIFENEWQSFRTKKDRTLELTSVFHECPPGRRKIAVKVVDIFGNDTMTIVEVRV, from the coding sequence ATGAAGGACAAACAAATGCCGAGACTGACTGAACAGGAACAACAGGAGCTTATCCGCTACATCGAAGCGGATAAGCCATTGCCGGACAAATACCGTTTTCTTCTTTTCGACGAGAAGCGCGAGGTGGAGCTGGTCTGGAACGGCAAGACCAACGAGGTCTGCAATATCGTTCTTCCGTTTCAGGTGATCGAGCAGGTGGACGAACCAAGAGCCGAAAAACCTGAGGATACCGAAGCGCAGATGTCCCTCTTTGACGAGCGCGGCCGTCAGCTAAAGGGGTGGACGAACAAGCTGATCTGGGGCGACAACAAGTTGATCCTGTCATCACTCAAGAACGGGCCGCTCCGCGAAGAGATCGAAAAACAGGGCGGTCTGAAGCTGATTTACATCGACCCGCCATTTGACGTGGGCGCGGATTTTTCCATGGATATCGAGATCGGCTCAGGAGATAAAACAGACACCTTCACCAAGAAGCCCAACATCCTTGAAGAAATCGCCTACCGTGACACCTGGGGCAGGGGCGCGGATTCCTTCATTGCCATGATCTATGAACGGCTGGTGTTGATGCGGGATCTGCTGGCGGAGGATGGGAGCATTTATGTGCATTGTGATTGGCGGGTGAATAGTCATATTCGGCTGGTGCTGGATGAGGTTCTTGGTTCAGAACGGTTGTGCAATGAAATAGTGTGGCAACGAACCAATGCACATAATATGAAAACAGATGGATATATTCGGTCGAACGATACTATTTGGTTTTATTCAGTCGGCAACAAGTATACATTTAATGAGCAATATACAGATTATAGTGATGCTCAATTGAGTAGGTACAAAAAAGATGTGAATGGGCGGCTTTTCACAGGTAGAGACTTAACTTTTTCAGGTAAAAATCCAAATAGACAATTTGAATGGAGAGGGACAAAACCACCGGATAATCGTTCATGGGGAGCAGATTTAGAGAAACTCGAAATGTGGTGGAATGAAGGCCGTATTTTGCTCAAACAGGATGGAACTCCTCGGTTAGATGGGTTGAAAACCTACTTAGATGAAACGAAAGGTGGGAAAAGGTTAATTGCGAATTGGACAGATATCGGGCGTGTTGGGAATACTTCCGCTGAAAGAATTGATTACCCCACGCAAAAACCCGAAGCCCTCCTCGAACGAATTATCAAAGTATCTTCCAACGAAGGCGACCTCGTAGCCGATTTTTTCTGCGGCTCCGGCACCACAGCCGCCGTTGCCGAAAAGCTTGGCCGCAAGTGGATCGCCACCGACCTGGGCAAGTTCGCCATCCACACCACCCGCAAGCGCCTGATCGGGGTGCAGCGCAAGCTTAAGGAGGACGGAAAGGACTACCGGGCCTTTGAGATTCTCAACCTGGGCAAGTATGAACGTCAACATTACATCGGCATCAATCCGCAGATTACGCAGATGGACGCAGATTTAAGAGAAAAAGTAAAAAATAATCTGCGACAATCTGCGCCATCTGCGGATGAACAACGGGCGGAGATGACGCGGCGGATGATCGAGGAGAAAGAAAAGGCCTTTGTCGATCTCATCCTCAAGGCTTACCGGGCGGAGAAGGTGGAAAACTTCGCCGCTTTCCACGGCAAGAAGGCCGGTCGGCTCGTGGCCGTCGGCCCGGTCAACCTGCCGGTGACGCGGCTGTTTGTGGAAGAGGTTATTCTGGAATGCCGCAAGAAGCATATTACGAAAGTGGACATCCTGGGCTTTGAATTTGAAATGGGGCTTTTCCCGAACGTGCTGGACGAGGCGCGCGCCAAGGGCATTGACATTGCCCCGAAATACATCCCGGCCGAGGTTTTCGATAAGCGGGCGGTGGAGAAGAACCAGGTCGTGTTTCACGATGTGGCGTTCATTGAGGTCAAGCCGATTGTAAAGGCAGGTAAAAAGAAAAAACCCGCCTCAATTGCGGTGGAACTGACTGACTTTTCAGTGTTTTATTCTCAGGACTCGATTGCCAACGCCGAGGCTGCCATCAAGAACAAGGCCAGCCGCATCGTGGTGGAAAAGGGGCAGATCGTGAAGGTGAGCAAGGACAAGGACGGCATTGTCACCCGCGAGGTGCTTACAAAGACCTGGACCGACTGGATCGATTACTGGGCCGTGGATTTCAATTTCGAGAGCAAGCGTGAAATTATCCGGGTCCGGAACGAAGACACCGGCCAATGGGAAGAACGTTGGACCGGGGACTACATCTTTGAAAACGAATGGCAATCCTTCCGGACCAAAAAAGACCGCACCCTGGAACTGACGAGCGTTTTCCATGAGTGCCCTCCCGGACGGCGTAAGATCGCGGTCAAGGTGGTGGATATCTTCGGCAACGATACCATGACCATTGTGGAGGTTCGGGTATGA
- a CDS encoding KilA-N domain-containing protein, giving the protein MNKIKQIEVLKETVTVQRMHEDDYICITDIARYQEPERTDHVIQNWIRNRNTIEFLGIWEKLNNPDFKPLEFEGFKKQAGLNSFVLTPTQWITATGAIGIISKRGRYGGTFAHKDIAFEFASWVSVEFKLYLIKEFQRLKEEELKQLGWDIKRNLAKINYRIHTDAIKENLIPRALTPHQINLVYASEADVLNMALFGMTAKQWRDDHPGDKGNIRDYANISQLVCLSNLENLNALFIQEKTPQAERLRQLNRIAIQQMKILTNETGLKRLVTGDK; this is encoded by the coding sequence ATGAACAAAATTAAACAAATTGAAGTCTTGAAAGAGACCGTCACCGTGCAAAGAATGCACGAGGATGATTATATTTGCATCACCGATATTGCCCGTTATCAGGAACCGGAACGGACGGATCATGTGATTCAGAACTGGATTCGCAACCGAAATACCATCGAATTTTTGGGCATCTGGGAGAAGCTCAACAATCCGGATTTTAAACCCCTCGAATTCGAGGGGTTTAAAAAACAGGCTGGTTTGAACAGCTTCGTCCTTACGCCAACGCAATGGATAACCGCCACAGGGGCCATCGGCATCATATCTAAACGAGGACGATATGGCGGCACTTTCGCCCATAAAGACATTGCCTTTGAGTTCGCCTCGTGGGTGTCGGTGGAGTTTAAGCTCTACCTGATCAAGGAGTTTCAGCGGCTGAAGGAGGAGGAACTCAAACAACTGGGGTGGGATATTAAGCGAAACCTCGCCAAAATAAACTACCGGATTCACACCGATGCCATCAAAGAGAACTTGATCCCGCGGGCACTCACGCCACATCAGATAAACTTGGTTTACGCCTCGGAAGCGGATGTTTTAAATATGGCCTTGTTCGGCATGACCGCCAAACAATGGCGCGACGACCATCCGGGCGATAAGGGCAATATTAGAGATTACGCGAATATATCCCAACTCGTGTGCCTGTCCAACCTGGAAAACCTGAACGCGCTTTTTATCCAGGAAAAGACGCCGCAGGCAGAGCGGCTCCGTCAGCTGAACCGGATTGCCATACAGCAGATGAAAATTTTGACAAACGAAACCGGGCTCAAGCGCCTTGTAACGGGGGACAAATAA